The DNA region GTATTCGCTGCTCAAGCGCCCGGATGAGCGCCACGTGACGCTGCGCGCGTACGAGAACCCGCGCTCGCACGAGGAGATCGCGCTCGAGGTCGCGCGCCGCCTGGCCGAGGACGAAAACATCCGCTGGTTCACCGTCGAGTCGGTGAGCCTGGAGTCGATGCACAACCACGAAAACTACGCGCGCCTCGAGTGGCGACGCGAGGGCGCCTGATGCGCGTCGCCATCGTCGGCCCCGGCGCGATGGGGCTACTATTCGCGGCACGCCTGGCCGACGCCGCGCACGATGTGGCGCTTGTCGGCCGCGCGGGGGAAGACGGCGCGGGCGTCACGATCGAACTCGTCGAGGGCGATCGCGTCCGCTCGGCGCACGCGCACGCCGCGACGGCCGAGCCGTTCGATCTCGCCGTCGCGTGCGTGAAGTCGTACGACACAAGCCGCGCCGCGCGCGAGCACGCGGGCCTTCTGCGAAACGCCGCGCGCGTGCTGACGCTGCAAAACGGTCTTGGCAACGTCGAGCGGCTGGCCGAGGTCGTCGACCCCGCCCGCCTTTTCGCGGGCACGACGACCGAGGCGGCGCTGCGCGAGGGCGTGCGCCGCGTGCGTCACACGGGCCAGGGCCTGACAAGCATCGGCGCGGTCGGCGAGACGGGCGACGACGACGCCGAGGCGATCGCGGCCGCGTTTTCGGCGGCGGGCTTCGCGGCCACGACAAGCGCCCGCATCCTCGCGGACATCTGGGAGAAGGTGGCCGTGAATGCGGGCATCAACGCCCTGACGGCGATTCTCGGCGTGCCAAACGGCTTCATCGCGAGCGACGCCGACGCGCGCGGCCTGGCCATCGAGGCCGTGGGCGAGGCGGTCGAGGTCGCACGCGCCGAAGGCGTGGCGCTTGACCGCGCGGCGCTTCAATCGCGTTGCCTGGAGGTCGCGCGGCTGACGGCGGCCAATCGCTCGTCGATGCTCTCGGACCTTATCGCCCGGCGGCGCACCGAGATCGACGACATCAACGGCGCGATCGTGCGCATCGGGGCGGCGCATCACATCGACGCGCCGGTCAATCGCGTGCTGGCGAAACTCGTCCTGTCGCTCGAGCGAAGACCGCCGTCTTGATCCTTCCCGCCCCGATGCGGTAAACACCTTGCGCCGGACGCTTTTTGGGGGTGACCGGCCTTCCGGACGATACGTTTAACCTTTGCGTCCTTGCGGTTTCTCATCGAGGCCAAACACCATGTCGATGATACAGGTCAACAATCTGACGAAGCGATTCGGCGCGACGCTCGCGGTCGACCGGATATCGTTTTCCGTCGATCCGGGCGAGATCGTCGGCTTCCTCGGCCCGAACGGCGCGGGCAAGTCGACGACCATGCGCATGATCACCGGATTTCTCGGCGCCGACGAGGGCGACGTGGCGATCGGCGGCGCGCCGTTCGGCGGCGACCCGGAGGCCGCGCGAGCGCTGATCGGCTACCTGCCCGAAAACAACCCGCTGTACGAAGACATGATGGTGCTGGAGTACCTGGACTTCGTCGGCGAGGTGCGCGGGCTGACCCCCGGCGAGCGTGGCGATCGCATCCGCAAGAACGCGGGGCTGTACGGCATCGCCGAGGTGATGACCAAAGACATCGGCGAGCTGTCCAAGGGCTACCGCCAGCGCGTGGGCCTGGCGACCGCGGCGCTGACCGACCCGCCGATCATGATCCTCGACGAACCCACGAGCGGCCTCGACCCGAACCAGATCGTGGAAATCCGCCGGCTCATCCGCGAGATCGGCAAGACGA from bacterium includes:
- a CDS encoding ABC transporter ATP-binding protein: MIQVNNLTKRFGATLAVDRISFSVDPGEIVGFLGPNGAGKSTTMRMITGFLGADEGDVAIGGAPFGGDPEAARALIGYLPENNPLYEDMMVLEYLDFVGEVRGLTPGERGDRIRKNAGLYGIAEVMTKDIGELSKGYRQRVGLATAALTDPPIMILDEPTSGLDPNQIVEIRRLIREIGKTKTIILSTHNLAEVEAMCSRVLIINKGRIVADDTAANLEQRTHGAVLHARVKAGADPTAVLKSVAGVRDAKRVAGDDGWHVLQIAVDGAGRDPGELIFDAAVKNGWKIAELRGEAASLEQIFAHLTRGEAAK
- a CDS encoding 2-dehydropantoate 2-reductase, which produces MRVAIVGPGAMGLLFAARLADAAHDVALVGRAGEDGAGVTIELVEGDRVRSAHAHAATAEPFDLAVACVKSYDTSRAAREHAGLLRNAARVLTLQNGLGNVERLAEVVDPARLFAGTTTEAALREGVRRVRHTGQGLTSIGAVGETGDDDAEAIAAAFSAAGFAATTSARILADIWEKVAVNAGINALTAILGVPNGFIASDADARGLAIEAVGEAVEVARAEGVALDRAALQSRCLEVARLTAANRSSMLSDLIARRRTEIDDINGAIVRIGAAHHIDAPVNRVLAKLVLSLERRPPS